A portion of the Mustela erminea isolate mMusErm1 chromosome 19, mMusErm1.Pri, whole genome shotgun sequence genome contains these proteins:
- the LOC116579284 gene encoding leukocyte immunoglobulin-like receptor subfamily A member 6 isoform X1 has protein sequence MTLTLTTLLCLGLSLGSKTQAQTGTLPRPTVWAEPGSVMPWGTSVTIWCQGGLEVQEYRLHKEGELETWDRQKPLESKDKVKFPITHMADIYAGRYRCDYLSPTGWSEPSDPLELVVVTGSQGKPSLSALPSPVVTSGGNVTLQCASQMRFHRFVLMKEGERQPSWTLNSQPGPRGGTQALFPVGPVTPSLRWTFRCYGYYSNTPQVWSDPSDPLELLVSGVSGKPSLLTQQDTVVTSGQRLTLQCRSDVGYDKFALSKEGAPDLPRRLSRQTQPGLSGATFYLGLVRTSLGGRYKCYGGHNHSSEWSAPSDPLDILLAGQLPYTPSLSVQPGPMVAPGENVTLLCQSRSSVDTFLLSKEGAADPPLRLRSQYQAGQHQAEFPMSPVTSAHGGSYRCYGSASTSPYLLSQPSDPLELLVSGPSTDPGPPTTGPQTTGPGSADGPHWYLYALTGASVAFVLLLGLLVFLLVRHRHRVKCRKPGAADPEPKDRGLHDSSSPAPAAQEESLYVAMQDIQPEEGVELDHRQKTQDEDPQGTTYVQVSRSRSRLGYGLATSPSPMSEGLLDSEDRQAEEDRQMDCQVGAFFSEFPGIPLLNHKPSLSSPLQVVASDAPQDVTYVQLDPLALR, from the exons ATGACCCTCACCCTCACAACCCTGCTCTGTCTCG GGCTGAGTCTGGGCTCCAAGACCCAAGCCCAGACAG gGACCCTCCCCAGACCCACTGTCTGGGCTGAGCCAGGCTCTGTGATGCCTTGGGGGACATCTGTGACCATCTGGTGTCAGGGGGGCCTGGAAGTCCAGGAGTACCGCCTGCATAAAGAGGGAGAGTTAGAGACCTGGGACAGACAGAAGCCACTGGAATCCAAAGACAAGGTCAAATTCCCCATCACACACATGGCAGACATATATGCAGGAAGATACCGCTGTGACTATCTCAGTCCCACTGGCTGGTCAGAGCCCAGTGACCCCCTGGAGCTGGTGGTGGTGACAG GATCCCAGGGCAAACCCAGCCTCTCAGCTCTGCCCAGCCCTGTCGTGACCTCAGGAGGGAACGTGACCCTCCAGTGTGCCTCACAGATGAGATTCCACAGATTTGTCCTGATGAAGGAAGGAGAGCGCCAGCCCTCCTGGACCCTGAACTCCCAGCCAGGCCCCCGTGGGGGTACCCAGGCCCTGTTCCCTGTGGGCCCCGTGACCCCCAGCCTCAGGTGGACGTTCCGATGCTATGGCTATTACAGCAACACCCCCCAGGTGTGGTCGGACCCCAGTGACCCCCTGGAGCTGCTGGTCTCAG GTGTGTCGGGGAAGCCCTCCCTCCTGACCCAGCAGGACACTGTCGTGACCTCTGGACAGAGGCTGACCCTCCAGTGTCGCTCTGATGTCGGCTACGACAAATTCGCTCTGTCCAAGGAGGGGGCACCTGACCTTCCACGGCGGCTTAGCCGGCAGACCCAGCCTGGGCTCTCGGGGGCAACCTTCTACCTGGGCCTGGTGAGAACCTCCCTTGGGGGCCGGTACAAGTGCTACGGTGGACACAACCACTCCTCTGAATGGTCAGCCCCTAGTGACCCCCTGGACATCCTGTTGGCAG GACAGCTGCCCTACACACCCTCCCTCTCAGTGCAGCCTGGACCCATGGTGGCCCCAGGAGAGAATGTGACCCTGCTGTGTCAATCACGGAGCTCTGTGGACACTTTCCTTCTGTCCAAGGAGGGGGCAGCCGATCCCCCGCTGCGTCTTAGATCACAGTACCAAGCTGGGCAGCACCAGGCTGAATTCCCCATGAGTCCTGTGACCTCAGCCCATGGGGGGTCCTACAGGTGCTATGGCTCCGCCAGCACCTCCCCCTACCTGTTGTCACAGCCCAGTGATCCTCTGGAGCTCCTGGTCTCAG GACCCTCTACGGACCCCGGCCCCCCGACCACAGGCCCCCAGACCACAGGGCCAGGCTCGGCAGATG GTCCCCACTGGTACCTGTACGCCCTCACTGGGGCCTCGGTGGCCTTCGTCCTGCTGCTCGGCCTCCTCGTCTTCCTCCTGGTCCGACACCGGCATCGGGTCAAATGCAGAAAGCCAG GGGCTGCAGACCCAGAGCCCAAGGACAGAGGCCTGCACGACAG ctccagcccagcccctgccgcCCAGGAGGAGAGCCTCT ATGTTGCCATGCAAGACATTCAGCCTGAGGAGGGGGTGGAGCTGGACCATCGG CAGAAGACACAAGATGAAGACCCCCAGGGAACAACGTACGTCCAGGTGAGCCGGTCAAGATCAAGACTCGGGTACGGACTGGCCACTTCTCCTTCCCCCATGTCGGAGGGACTGTTGGACTCAGAGGACagacaagcagaggaagacagacagatggactgTCAGGTGGGTGCCTTCTTCTCTGAGTTCCCAGGCATCCCCCTCCTCAATCACAagccttccctctcttccccactgcaGGTTGTTGCATCTGACGCCCCCCAGGATGTGACCTACGTGCAGCTGGACCCCTTGGCCCTCAGATAG
- the LOC116579284 gene encoding leukocyte immunoglobulin-like receptor subfamily A member 6 isoform X5, with translation MTLTLTTLLCLGLSLGSKTQAQTGTLPRPTVWAEPGSVMPWGTSVTIWCQGGLEVQEYRLHKEGELETWDRQKPLESKDKVKFPITHMADIYAGRYRCDYLSPTGWSEPSDPLELVVVTGSQGKPSLSALPSPVVTSGGNVTLQCASQMRFHRFVLMKEGERQPSWTLNSQPGPRGGTQALFPVGPVTPSLRWTFRCYGYYSNTPQVWSDPSDPLELLVSGVSGKPSLLTQQDTVVTSGQRLTLQCRSDVGYDKFALSKEGAPDLPRRLSRQTQPGLSGATFYLGLVRTSLGGRYKCYGGHNHSSEWSAPSDPLDILLAGQLPYTPSLSVQPGPMVAPGENVTLLCQSRSSVDTFLLSKEGAADPPLRLRSQYQAGQHQAEFPMSPVTSAHGGSYRCYGSASTSPYLLSQPSDPLELLVSGPSTDPGPPTTGPQTTGPGSADGPHWYLYALTGASVAFVLLLGLLVFLLVRHRHRVKCRKPGAADPEPKDRGLHDSSSPAPAAQEESLYVAMQDIQPEEGVELDHRQKTQDEDPQGTTYVQVVASDAPQDVTYVQLDPLALR, from the exons ATGACCCTCACCCTCACAACCCTGCTCTGTCTCG GGCTGAGTCTGGGCTCCAAGACCCAAGCCCAGACAG gGACCCTCCCCAGACCCACTGTCTGGGCTGAGCCAGGCTCTGTGATGCCTTGGGGGACATCTGTGACCATCTGGTGTCAGGGGGGCCTGGAAGTCCAGGAGTACCGCCTGCATAAAGAGGGAGAGTTAGAGACCTGGGACAGACAGAAGCCACTGGAATCCAAAGACAAGGTCAAATTCCCCATCACACACATGGCAGACATATATGCAGGAAGATACCGCTGTGACTATCTCAGTCCCACTGGCTGGTCAGAGCCCAGTGACCCCCTGGAGCTGGTGGTGGTGACAG GATCCCAGGGCAAACCCAGCCTCTCAGCTCTGCCCAGCCCTGTCGTGACCTCAGGAGGGAACGTGACCCTCCAGTGTGCCTCACAGATGAGATTCCACAGATTTGTCCTGATGAAGGAAGGAGAGCGCCAGCCCTCCTGGACCCTGAACTCCCAGCCAGGCCCCCGTGGGGGTACCCAGGCCCTGTTCCCTGTGGGCCCCGTGACCCCCAGCCTCAGGTGGACGTTCCGATGCTATGGCTATTACAGCAACACCCCCCAGGTGTGGTCGGACCCCAGTGACCCCCTGGAGCTGCTGGTCTCAG GTGTGTCGGGGAAGCCCTCCCTCCTGACCCAGCAGGACACTGTCGTGACCTCTGGACAGAGGCTGACCCTCCAGTGTCGCTCTGATGTCGGCTACGACAAATTCGCTCTGTCCAAGGAGGGGGCACCTGACCTTCCACGGCGGCTTAGCCGGCAGACCCAGCCTGGGCTCTCGGGGGCAACCTTCTACCTGGGCCTGGTGAGAACCTCCCTTGGGGGCCGGTACAAGTGCTACGGTGGACACAACCACTCCTCTGAATGGTCAGCCCCTAGTGACCCCCTGGACATCCTGTTGGCAG GACAGCTGCCCTACACACCCTCCCTCTCAGTGCAGCCTGGACCCATGGTGGCCCCAGGAGAGAATGTGACCCTGCTGTGTCAATCACGGAGCTCTGTGGACACTTTCCTTCTGTCCAAGGAGGGGGCAGCCGATCCCCCGCTGCGTCTTAGATCACAGTACCAAGCTGGGCAGCACCAGGCTGAATTCCCCATGAGTCCTGTGACCTCAGCCCATGGGGGGTCCTACAGGTGCTATGGCTCCGCCAGCACCTCCCCCTACCTGTTGTCACAGCCCAGTGATCCTCTGGAGCTCCTGGTCTCAG GACCCTCTACGGACCCCGGCCCCCCGACCACAGGCCCCCAGACCACAGGGCCAGGCTCGGCAGATG GTCCCCACTGGTACCTGTACGCCCTCACTGGGGCCTCGGTGGCCTTCGTCCTGCTGCTCGGCCTCCTCGTCTTCCTCCTGGTCCGACACCGGCATCGGGTCAAATGCAGAAAGCCAG GGGCTGCAGACCCAGAGCCCAAGGACAGAGGCCTGCACGACAG ctccagcccagcccctgccgcCCAGGAGGAGAGCCTCT ATGTTGCCATGCAAGACATTCAGCCTGAGGAGGGGGTGGAGCTGGACCATCGG CAGAAGACACAAGATGAAGACCCCCAGGGAACAACGTACGTCCAG GTTGTTGCATCTGACGCCCCCCAGGATGTGACCTACGTGCAGCTGGACCCCTTGGCCCTCAGATAG
- the LOC116579284 gene encoding leukocyte immunoglobulin-like receptor subfamily B member 3 isoform X3: protein MTLTLTTLLCLGLSLGSKTQAQTGTLPRPTVWAEPGSVMPWGTSVTIWCQGGLEVQEYRLHKEGELETWDRQKPLESKDKVKFPITHMADIYAGRYRCDYLSPTGWSEPSDPLELVVVTGSQGKPSLSALPSPVVTSGGNVTLQCASQMRFHRFVLMKEGERQPSWTLNSQPGPRGGTQALFPVGPVTPSLRWTFRCYGYYSNTPQVWSDPSDPLELLVSGVSGKPSLLTQQDTVVTSGQRLTLQCRSDVGYDKFALSKEGAPDLPRRLSRQTQPGLSGATFYLGLVRTSLGGRYKCYGGHNHSSEWSAPSDPLDILLAGQLPYTPSLSVQPGPMVAPGENVTLLCQSRSSVDTFLLSKEGAADPPLRLRSQYQAGQHQAEFPMSPVTSAHGGSYRCYGSASTSPYLLSQPSDPLELLVSGPSTDPGPPTTGPQTTGPGSADGPHWYLYALTGASVAFVLLLGLLVFLLVRHRHRVKCRKPGAADPEPKDRGLHDSSSPAPAAQEESLYVAMQDIQPEEGVELDHRKTQDEDPQGTTYVQVSRSRSRLGYGLATSPSPMSEGLLDSEDRQAEEDRQMDCQVVASDAPQDVTYVQLDPLALR from the exons ATGACCCTCACCCTCACAACCCTGCTCTGTCTCG GGCTGAGTCTGGGCTCCAAGACCCAAGCCCAGACAG gGACCCTCCCCAGACCCACTGTCTGGGCTGAGCCAGGCTCTGTGATGCCTTGGGGGACATCTGTGACCATCTGGTGTCAGGGGGGCCTGGAAGTCCAGGAGTACCGCCTGCATAAAGAGGGAGAGTTAGAGACCTGGGACAGACAGAAGCCACTGGAATCCAAAGACAAGGTCAAATTCCCCATCACACACATGGCAGACATATATGCAGGAAGATACCGCTGTGACTATCTCAGTCCCACTGGCTGGTCAGAGCCCAGTGACCCCCTGGAGCTGGTGGTGGTGACAG GATCCCAGGGCAAACCCAGCCTCTCAGCTCTGCCCAGCCCTGTCGTGACCTCAGGAGGGAACGTGACCCTCCAGTGTGCCTCACAGATGAGATTCCACAGATTTGTCCTGATGAAGGAAGGAGAGCGCCAGCCCTCCTGGACCCTGAACTCCCAGCCAGGCCCCCGTGGGGGTACCCAGGCCCTGTTCCCTGTGGGCCCCGTGACCCCCAGCCTCAGGTGGACGTTCCGATGCTATGGCTATTACAGCAACACCCCCCAGGTGTGGTCGGACCCCAGTGACCCCCTGGAGCTGCTGGTCTCAG GTGTGTCGGGGAAGCCCTCCCTCCTGACCCAGCAGGACACTGTCGTGACCTCTGGACAGAGGCTGACCCTCCAGTGTCGCTCTGATGTCGGCTACGACAAATTCGCTCTGTCCAAGGAGGGGGCACCTGACCTTCCACGGCGGCTTAGCCGGCAGACCCAGCCTGGGCTCTCGGGGGCAACCTTCTACCTGGGCCTGGTGAGAACCTCCCTTGGGGGCCGGTACAAGTGCTACGGTGGACACAACCACTCCTCTGAATGGTCAGCCCCTAGTGACCCCCTGGACATCCTGTTGGCAG GACAGCTGCCCTACACACCCTCCCTCTCAGTGCAGCCTGGACCCATGGTGGCCCCAGGAGAGAATGTGACCCTGCTGTGTCAATCACGGAGCTCTGTGGACACTTTCCTTCTGTCCAAGGAGGGGGCAGCCGATCCCCCGCTGCGTCTTAGATCACAGTACCAAGCTGGGCAGCACCAGGCTGAATTCCCCATGAGTCCTGTGACCTCAGCCCATGGGGGGTCCTACAGGTGCTATGGCTCCGCCAGCACCTCCCCCTACCTGTTGTCACAGCCCAGTGATCCTCTGGAGCTCCTGGTCTCAG GACCCTCTACGGACCCCGGCCCCCCGACCACAGGCCCCCAGACCACAGGGCCAGGCTCGGCAGATG GTCCCCACTGGTACCTGTACGCCCTCACTGGGGCCTCGGTGGCCTTCGTCCTGCTGCTCGGCCTCCTCGTCTTCCTCCTGGTCCGACACCGGCATCGGGTCAAATGCAGAAAGCCAG GGGCTGCAGACCCAGAGCCCAAGGACAGAGGCCTGCACGACAG ctccagcccagcccctgccgcCCAGGAGGAGAGCCTCT ATGTTGCCATGCAAGACATTCAGCCTGAGGAGGGGGTGGAGCTGGACCATCGG AAGACACAAGATGAAGACCCCCAGGGAACAACGTACGTCCAGGTGAGCCGGTCAAGATCAAGACTCGGGTACGGACTGGCCACTTCTCCTTCCCCCATGTCGGAGGGACTGTTGGACTCAGAGGACagacaagcagaggaagacagacagatggactgTCAG GTTGTTGCATCTGACGCCCCCCAGGATGTGACCTACGTGCAGCTGGACCCCTTGGCCCTCAGATAG
- the LOC116579284 gene encoding leukocyte immunoglobulin-like receptor subfamily A member 6 isoform X2, producing MTLTLTTLLCLGLSLGSKTQAQTGTLPRPTVWAEPGSVMPWGTSVTIWCQGGLEVQEYRLHKEGELETWDRQKPLESKDKVKFPITHMADIYAGRYRCDYLSPTGWSEPSDPLELVVVTGSQGKPSLSALPSPVVTSGGNVTLQCASQMRFHRFVLMKEGERQPSWTLNSQPGPRGGTQALFPVGPVTPSLRWTFRCYGYYSNTPQVWSDPSDPLELLVSGVSGKPSLLTQQDTVVTSGQRLTLQCRSDVGYDKFALSKEGAPDLPRRLSRQTQPGLSGATFYLGLVRTSLGGRYKCYGGHNHSSEWSAPSDPLDILLAGQLPYTPSLSVQPGPMVAPGENVTLLCQSRSSVDTFLLSKEGAADPPLRLRSQYQAGQHQAEFPMSPVTSAHGGSYRCYGSASTSPYLLSQPSDPLELLVSGPSTDPGPPTTGPQTTGPGSADGPHWYLYALTGASVAFVLLLGLLVFLLVRHRHRVKCRKPGAADPEPKDRGLHDSSSPAPAAQEESLYVAMQDIQPEEGVELDHRQKTQDEDPQGTTYVQVSRSRSRLGYGLATSPSPMSEGLLDSEDRQAEEDRQMDCQVVASDAPQDVTYVQLDPLALR from the exons ATGACCCTCACCCTCACAACCCTGCTCTGTCTCG GGCTGAGTCTGGGCTCCAAGACCCAAGCCCAGACAG gGACCCTCCCCAGACCCACTGTCTGGGCTGAGCCAGGCTCTGTGATGCCTTGGGGGACATCTGTGACCATCTGGTGTCAGGGGGGCCTGGAAGTCCAGGAGTACCGCCTGCATAAAGAGGGAGAGTTAGAGACCTGGGACAGACAGAAGCCACTGGAATCCAAAGACAAGGTCAAATTCCCCATCACACACATGGCAGACATATATGCAGGAAGATACCGCTGTGACTATCTCAGTCCCACTGGCTGGTCAGAGCCCAGTGACCCCCTGGAGCTGGTGGTGGTGACAG GATCCCAGGGCAAACCCAGCCTCTCAGCTCTGCCCAGCCCTGTCGTGACCTCAGGAGGGAACGTGACCCTCCAGTGTGCCTCACAGATGAGATTCCACAGATTTGTCCTGATGAAGGAAGGAGAGCGCCAGCCCTCCTGGACCCTGAACTCCCAGCCAGGCCCCCGTGGGGGTACCCAGGCCCTGTTCCCTGTGGGCCCCGTGACCCCCAGCCTCAGGTGGACGTTCCGATGCTATGGCTATTACAGCAACACCCCCCAGGTGTGGTCGGACCCCAGTGACCCCCTGGAGCTGCTGGTCTCAG GTGTGTCGGGGAAGCCCTCCCTCCTGACCCAGCAGGACACTGTCGTGACCTCTGGACAGAGGCTGACCCTCCAGTGTCGCTCTGATGTCGGCTACGACAAATTCGCTCTGTCCAAGGAGGGGGCACCTGACCTTCCACGGCGGCTTAGCCGGCAGACCCAGCCTGGGCTCTCGGGGGCAACCTTCTACCTGGGCCTGGTGAGAACCTCCCTTGGGGGCCGGTACAAGTGCTACGGTGGACACAACCACTCCTCTGAATGGTCAGCCCCTAGTGACCCCCTGGACATCCTGTTGGCAG GACAGCTGCCCTACACACCCTCCCTCTCAGTGCAGCCTGGACCCATGGTGGCCCCAGGAGAGAATGTGACCCTGCTGTGTCAATCACGGAGCTCTGTGGACACTTTCCTTCTGTCCAAGGAGGGGGCAGCCGATCCCCCGCTGCGTCTTAGATCACAGTACCAAGCTGGGCAGCACCAGGCTGAATTCCCCATGAGTCCTGTGACCTCAGCCCATGGGGGGTCCTACAGGTGCTATGGCTCCGCCAGCACCTCCCCCTACCTGTTGTCACAGCCCAGTGATCCTCTGGAGCTCCTGGTCTCAG GACCCTCTACGGACCCCGGCCCCCCGACCACAGGCCCCCAGACCACAGGGCCAGGCTCGGCAGATG GTCCCCACTGGTACCTGTACGCCCTCACTGGGGCCTCGGTGGCCTTCGTCCTGCTGCTCGGCCTCCTCGTCTTCCTCCTGGTCCGACACCGGCATCGGGTCAAATGCAGAAAGCCAG GGGCTGCAGACCCAGAGCCCAAGGACAGAGGCCTGCACGACAG ctccagcccagcccctgccgcCCAGGAGGAGAGCCTCT ATGTTGCCATGCAAGACATTCAGCCTGAGGAGGGGGTGGAGCTGGACCATCGG CAGAAGACACAAGATGAAGACCCCCAGGGAACAACGTACGTCCAGGTGAGCCGGTCAAGATCAAGACTCGGGTACGGACTGGCCACTTCTCCTTCCCCCATGTCGGAGGGACTGTTGGACTCAGAGGACagacaagcagaggaagacagacagatggactgTCAG GTTGTTGCATCTGACGCCCCCCAGGATGTGACCTACGTGCAGCTGGACCCCTTGGCCCTCAGATAG
- the LOC116579284 gene encoding leukocyte immunoglobulin-like receptor subfamily A member 6 isoform X4 has product MTLTLTTLLCLGLSLGSKTQAQTGTLPRPTVWAEPGSVMPWGTSVTIWCQGGLEVQEYRLHKEGELETWDRQKPLESKDKVKFPITHMADIYAGRYRCDYLSPTGWSEPSDPLELVVVTGSQGKPSLSALPSPVVTSGGNVTLQCASQMRFHRFVLMKEGERQPSWTLNSQPGPRGGTQALFPVGPVTPSLRWTFRCYGYYSNTPQVWSDPSDPLELLVSGVSGKPSLLTQQDTVVTSGQRLTLQCRSDVGYDKFALSKEGAPDLPRRLSRQTQPGLSGATFYLGLVRTSLGGRYKCYGGHNHSSEWSAPSDPLDILLAGQLPYTPSLSVQPGPMVAPGENVTLLCQSRSSVDTFLLSKEGAADPPLRLRSQYQAGQHQAEFPMSPVTSAHGGSYRCYGSASTSPYLLSQPSDPLELLVSGPSTDPGPPTTGPQTTGPGSADGPHWYLYALTGASVAFVLLLGLLVFLLVRHRHRVKCRKPGAADPEPKDRGLHDSSSPAPAAQEESLYVAMQDIQPEEGVELDHRQKTQDEDPQGTTYVQVSRSRSRLGYGLATSPSPMSEGLLDSEDRQAEEDRQMDCQDVTYVQLDPLALR; this is encoded by the exons ATGACCCTCACCCTCACAACCCTGCTCTGTCTCG GGCTGAGTCTGGGCTCCAAGACCCAAGCCCAGACAG gGACCCTCCCCAGACCCACTGTCTGGGCTGAGCCAGGCTCTGTGATGCCTTGGGGGACATCTGTGACCATCTGGTGTCAGGGGGGCCTGGAAGTCCAGGAGTACCGCCTGCATAAAGAGGGAGAGTTAGAGACCTGGGACAGACAGAAGCCACTGGAATCCAAAGACAAGGTCAAATTCCCCATCACACACATGGCAGACATATATGCAGGAAGATACCGCTGTGACTATCTCAGTCCCACTGGCTGGTCAGAGCCCAGTGACCCCCTGGAGCTGGTGGTGGTGACAG GATCCCAGGGCAAACCCAGCCTCTCAGCTCTGCCCAGCCCTGTCGTGACCTCAGGAGGGAACGTGACCCTCCAGTGTGCCTCACAGATGAGATTCCACAGATTTGTCCTGATGAAGGAAGGAGAGCGCCAGCCCTCCTGGACCCTGAACTCCCAGCCAGGCCCCCGTGGGGGTACCCAGGCCCTGTTCCCTGTGGGCCCCGTGACCCCCAGCCTCAGGTGGACGTTCCGATGCTATGGCTATTACAGCAACACCCCCCAGGTGTGGTCGGACCCCAGTGACCCCCTGGAGCTGCTGGTCTCAG GTGTGTCGGGGAAGCCCTCCCTCCTGACCCAGCAGGACACTGTCGTGACCTCTGGACAGAGGCTGACCCTCCAGTGTCGCTCTGATGTCGGCTACGACAAATTCGCTCTGTCCAAGGAGGGGGCACCTGACCTTCCACGGCGGCTTAGCCGGCAGACCCAGCCTGGGCTCTCGGGGGCAACCTTCTACCTGGGCCTGGTGAGAACCTCCCTTGGGGGCCGGTACAAGTGCTACGGTGGACACAACCACTCCTCTGAATGGTCAGCCCCTAGTGACCCCCTGGACATCCTGTTGGCAG GACAGCTGCCCTACACACCCTCCCTCTCAGTGCAGCCTGGACCCATGGTGGCCCCAGGAGAGAATGTGACCCTGCTGTGTCAATCACGGAGCTCTGTGGACACTTTCCTTCTGTCCAAGGAGGGGGCAGCCGATCCCCCGCTGCGTCTTAGATCACAGTACCAAGCTGGGCAGCACCAGGCTGAATTCCCCATGAGTCCTGTGACCTCAGCCCATGGGGGGTCCTACAGGTGCTATGGCTCCGCCAGCACCTCCCCCTACCTGTTGTCACAGCCCAGTGATCCTCTGGAGCTCCTGGTCTCAG GACCCTCTACGGACCCCGGCCCCCCGACCACAGGCCCCCAGACCACAGGGCCAGGCTCGGCAGATG GTCCCCACTGGTACCTGTACGCCCTCACTGGGGCCTCGGTGGCCTTCGTCCTGCTGCTCGGCCTCCTCGTCTTCCTCCTGGTCCGACACCGGCATCGGGTCAAATGCAGAAAGCCAG GGGCTGCAGACCCAGAGCCCAAGGACAGAGGCCTGCACGACAG ctccagcccagcccctgccgcCCAGGAGGAGAGCCTCT ATGTTGCCATGCAAGACATTCAGCCTGAGGAGGGGGTGGAGCTGGACCATCGG CAGAAGACACAAGATGAAGACCCCCAGGGAACAACGTACGTCCAGGTGAGCCGGTCAAGATCAAGACTCGGGTACGGACTGGCCACTTCTCCTTCCCCCATGTCGGAGGGACTGTTGGACTCAGAGGACagacaagcagaggaagacagacagatggactgTCAG GATGTGACCTACGTGCAGCTGGACCCCTTGGCCCTCAGATAG